CTTCATGCACACGAAGGCGATGTCGACCGGCTTCTCCTTTGCCAGTTGCTGTGCGTCGGTGACGTGGAGTGCACGGACCGGCACCGAGAATTCCGCGACGTCCATGGCGTGCGTCACGCGCAGGCCGTGCCTTCTCATGTGCTCGACATGCTCGGGCCACGGATCGATGAACGTGACGTCCTCACCTGCCTGCACCATATGCGCACCGGCGTAGCCGCCGACGGCACCAGCTCCGACGATCGCGATCTTCCGACCCATGCTTCCATCCCCTGCCTGTTCTTGACCGTGGCGGGCGCAAGCTCGCGTCCGTCCGTTGGAGCTCAGTCTAGGGGATCGGGGCTAGCAGCCAAATGGTCGTTTCATGCCAAAAGTGGCCCCGTGCCATGCCGGTAATGATGGACGGGCCGGACCAAACGAATCCTCGCGGGCGATTGGCCCGCGAGGATGTTGTGCGCAATTACAGATCGCGCCAGATCAGTCGATGACCCTGATGACCCTGTGGGTGCGCGGGTCGACGATCACGCGATGATCATTGACGACCGCGTAGCGGTACTCGGTGTAACGCGGCACCGGGCGCAGCACGACCGTATCAGGCAGCGGCTCGCCGACCACGACGCGCTCATGCACGACGACTGACGGCTCGTCCCGCGGGATCGACCTGATCACCGCATTCGGGATTTCGAGGCCGGCGCCGACCGCGGCGCCTACCGTACCGCCGACGATCTCGCCCACCGGCCCTGCAATTTCGCCGCCGGCCCGCGCACCGTTCGCGGCGCCCGCTGCAGTGGTCGACTGCGCGAAGGCCGAGCCGGACGCAAGCAGCGACGCGGCGACAATTGAAACAACAAGACGTTTGTTCATCAATCTCCTCCTCCGAGTTGATAGACGCCCTGTCAACTTCCGGAGGAATGAGAACGTTCCGGTTCCAAGCCGGCAACATCGGGAGCAGAGTCGAATTCGGCTGCAATTCCTGTCAGTTCCAGCACAAATGAAAAATGCCGCATCGGACGTGTCCGAAGCGGCATTTATCGTTCGTTCAGAATTGTATCAAAGCAGGCCCGCGCCGCGCGCCCATTTGTATTTGGCGCCCAGCACCTCGACCGGCAGCTCGGTCGAATAGGCATAGGCCGGGATGCCGTGCTGATAGAGATACTCCGCGGCCTCCTCGACCTCGACGTCGCCGGCGAGCGAAGCGACCATCGGCTTCACGAAGCCCTTGGCTTCCATCTCCTTCTTCACCTCGACCATGTTGCGCGCGAACACCATCGGCGGCGTGACGATCGTGTGCCAGTAGCCGAGGATCAGCGCGTGGATACGATCGTCCGACAGGCCGAGCTTCACGGTGTTGACATAGGTAATCGGCGGCTCGCCGCCGGTGATGTCGACGGGATTGCCGGCCGCGCCGAACGGCGGGATGAACTTGCGGAACGCCGCATCGAGATCCGGCGGCATCT
The DNA window shown above is from Bradyrhizobium sp. ISRA464 and carries:
- a CDS encoding DUF1236 domain-containing protein, encoding MNKRLVVSIVAASLLASGSAFAQSTTAAGAANGARAGGEIAGPVGEIVGGTVGAAVGAGLEIPNAVIRSIPRDEPSVVVHERVVVGEPLPDTVVLRPVPRYTEYRYAVVNDHRVIVDPRTHRVIRVID